A part of Aegilops tauschii subsp. strangulata cultivar AL8/78 chromosome 2, Aet v6.0, whole genome shotgun sequence genomic DNA contains:
- the LOC109782334 gene encoding splicing factor-like protein 1 codes for MASAETLARSPSREPSSDPPRDASRDASSEPHHNGSANAAGDGDSSSRRRRRSRWEQSNDESGANSGGEGGAGGRKRKSRWAEEEPRPTIALPDFMKDFAAEMDPEVHNLNSRLLEISRLLQSGLPLDDRPEGARSPSPEPIYDNLGIRINTREYRARERLNRERQEIISQLIRRNPAFKPPADYRPPKLHKKLYIPMKEYPGYNFIGLIIGPRGNTQKRMEKETGAKIVIRGKGSVKEGKLLQKRDLKPDPSENEDLHVLVEADTQEALEAAAGMVEKLLTPVDEVLNEHKRQQLRELAALNGTIRDDEFCRTCGEPGHRQYACPNRTTTFKSEVQCKICGDGGHPTIDCPVKGTSGKKMDDEYQNFLAELGGSAPESMNKSGGPMLAITGGSGGGGGGSGSNSPWAGGNGAATTGANGLKKDYDETNLYIGYLPPMFDDSGLINLFSQFGEIVMAKVIKDRNTGQSKGYGFVKYSDVSQANAAIAAMSGYHLEGRTIAVRVAGKPPQPAAPPGPPAAPAPQMYHSADPSAGGYNSQPYMGGHPPPPAPPGSYAPVPWGQPPPYASYPPPPPPGMYNPAPGQTAPHSYGMQYPPPPAPVPPPGTTSNDGAQNYPPGVTPPSSGAPTQPVPAPAYGTSGAQNMPHMYPPPPYGYAPYYPSVTPVQPPPPPPPAASVDPSQSIATAPWATHNAPPPPPPPASVDSSQSVATAPWATHNAPPPPPLPSSNDQPTPPYGADAEYDKFMSEMK; via the coding sequence ATGGCTTCtgccgaaaccctagcccgctcccCATCTCGCGAGCCCTCGTCCGACCCGCCCCGCGATGCCTCGCGCGACGCCTCCTCCGAGCCCCACCACAACGGCTCAGCCAACGCCGCTGGCGACGGCGACTcgtcctcccgccgccgccgccgcagccgatGGGAGCAGTCCAACGACGAATCCGGTGCCAATtcaggcggcgagggcggcgcgggaggacggaAGCGGAAGTCGCGCTGGGCCGAGGAGGAGCCCCGCCCGACCATCGCACTTCCGGATTTCATGAAGGACTTCGCCGCCGAGATGGATCCCGAGGTGCACAACCTCAACTCGCGCCTCCTAGAGATTTCGCGCCTGCTGCAGTCGGGGCTCCCCCTCGACGACCGTCCTGAGGGCGCGCGCTCGCCGTCCCCTGAGCCAATATACGATAACCTGGGCATCCGCATCAACACCCGCGAATACCGGGCGAGGGAGCGCCTTAACCGCGAGCGGCAGGAGATCATCTCCCAGCTGATCCGCCGCAATCCCGCCTTCAAGCCCCCGGCTGATTACCGCCCACCCAAGCTCCATAAGAAGCTCTACATCCCCATGAAGGAGTACCCTGGGTACAACTTTATCGGGCTCATTATTGGGCCCCGTGGCAACACACAGAAGCGGATGGAGAAGGAGACGGGGGCCAAGATCGTAATCCGAGGGAAGGGCAGCGTCAAGGAAGGGAAGTTGTTGCAGAAGAGGGACTTGAAGCCAGATCCCAGTGAGAATGAGGATCTTCATGTGCTTGTTGAGGCTGATACCCAAGAAGCGTTGGAGGCTGCTGCAGGCATGGTGGAGAAGCTGCTTACCCCTGTGGACGAAGTGCTAAATGAGCACAAACGGCAGCAGCTGCGGGAGCTTGCAGCCCTGAACGGAACAATCAGGGACGATGAGTTTTGTAGGACTTGCGGGGAGCCGGGTCACCGACAGTATGCATGCCCGAACAGGACAACAACGTTTAAGAGCGAGGTGCAGTGTAAGATCTGTGGCGATGGTGGCCACCCGACAATTGATTGTCCAGTGAAGGGCACATCTGGGAAGAAAATGGACGATGAGTACCAGAACTTCCTTGCTGAGCTTGGTGGGAGTGCACCTGAGTCCATGAACAAGTCTGGTGGTCCGATGCTGGCTATAACAGGTGGtagtggtggtggcggcggcggcagtggtaGCAACTCACCCTGGGCTGGGGGTAATGGTGCAGCAACAACAGGAGCCAACGGGCTCAAGAAGGATTATGACGAGACCAATCTTTATATTGGGTACTTGCCACCTATGTTTGATGATTCAGGGCTGATCAACCTATTTTCACAATTTGGGGAGATTGTTATGGCAAAGGTTATAAAGGATCGCAACACAGGGCAGAGTAAAGGGTATGGATTTGTGAAATATTCAGATGTCTCACAGGCTAATGCAGCTATTGCTGCAATGAGTGGTTACCATCTTGAAGGGAGAACTATTGCAGTCCGAGTTGCAGGCAAGCCACCACAGCCAGCTGCCCCCCCTGGTCCTCCAGCAGCGCCAGCACCACAGATGTACCACTCTGCAGATCCTTCTGCTGGTGGCTACAACTCGCAGCCCTACATGGGAGGAcatccaccaccaccagctcCTCCAGGTAGCTATGCTCCAGTTCCTTGGGGACAACCACCACCTTATGCTTCGTAccctccgccgccaccaccagGCATGTACAATCCTGCACCTGGCCAAACTGCTCCACATTCATATGGTATGCAATACCCACCACCACCAGCTCCAGTACCTCCACCAGGCACTACGTCAAATGATGGTGCACAGAACTACCCTCCGGGTGTAACACCACCAAGTTCTGGTGCACCTACCCAGCCTGTCCCTGCTCCAGCATATGGGACCTCTGGTGCGCAAAACATGCCACATATGTACCCTCCACCACCTTATGGTTATGCCCCATATTATCCATCTGTCACACCAGTCCAgccgcctccaccaccaccaccagcagcTAGTGTTGATCCTTCACAAAGCATTGCAACTGCACCTTGGGCCACTCACAACGCACCTCCTCCACCGCCACCGCCGGCTAGTGTTGATTCCTCGCAGAGCGTTGCAACGGCACCTTGGGCTACCCACAATGCACCGCCGCCACCACCTTTGCCATCCTCCAACGACCAGCCCACTCCTCCCTATGGTGCTGATGCAGAGTATGATAAATTTATGTCGGAGATGAAGTGA